TCGATCCCGACTCCGAGGAAGTCCAGCAGCTGAAGTCGGCCGCGATGCCACTGCTGTTCCAGCTCCGCGAGGATCAGAAGAACGAGGTCCGTTCGCTGGCGCGCCTGATCGGCCTCGAGCGCGTCGCCTCGATGATTTGAGCGCGGGCTTCGGTCCTGATTCAATTAGGACCGAATAGGCCCTAATGGGCTTCGAGCGGACGCAGCTTGTCCACCTTGCCCTGGGTTTCGACGAGCAGTTGCTTCATGAAGTCCTTGTTGCGCTTGAGCCAGGGCTCCAGCGTCTGTCGCACATCGCCCGGCGACTTCTTCTCGATGGCTTGCGCAAGCCGGGTCTGAAACGTCCCCCAATCCTTGAACATCTCCTTCAAGAGAGCGTCGTCGGAGATGTTGATCGTCGACTTGATGTCGCCGACGGTCTCGAGTTCGCGCATGTTGCCCTGTCGCAGGATCGAATCGAGGTTTTCCAGGCATTCGTGGTAGCGCTGCAGCAGATCGTCCCATCGCTTGGCGGTGAAGTCATCGTCCAAATTCTCGACCGCGTTGTACAGCGGCTCGAGAAACGACCATCGGAAGCGCCGCGCGAGGCGCAGCAGGATCGAGAGGAAGACGATGTCTTTCGGCATGTTCTGCGCGACCATCAGCCTTGGATCCTCGCTGAATGGCGGCATCGGCACGAAGATGATGACCACCGAGAACGGCGTGTTGTCGAGATATTCGAGCCGCGCGATGACCGGTTGGTAAAGCTTCAAATCGCGGAAGATCGGACTGAGCACCTGCTCGCGGCTTCGCCGGCTGGCAATGTCCACGTCGGAGAACGAGTGCGCGACGTAGCTCGTCAACTCGTCGAGCCAGGCGCCGCTGTCGTAGCGGTTCTGGGCGCTGAGCAGGTCCTCCCAGTCGAGCGCGGCCGTATCGGGGCCGGACAACAGCGTGGTGGTGGCGGGATCCGCCTCCAGTTTCGCATCCGTCAGGAAGCCGCGCGCGCGGTCCGAGGGCGGCAATGCCTTCAGCGCATCGGCCTTCTGCCGGAACGACAGCTCGTCGCTGAACACGATGCGGAGCCGCAGGCGAAACAGTTCTTCCGGGCGGGTGATCTGCATGAACTGCGCGTGCAGGTCCTTTGCCGCCTCGTTGAAGTCGCGCGCGTGGTTGGCATTCAGTCGTGGCCTGAGCGGAGCGATGCCGAAGGTCGGCCTCACGAACAGATCTTCGAGAAACCGCCGGACGTCGTCTTCGCCAATCCCGTAAAACTCGTTCTCCGCCAGCATCGGAAACGAGGGTGAGCTATCGACCGAGAACCACAGCACCTTTGACAAGAGCTTCAGCGCGCGCTTGTAGCCGTCGAACTGGGCGATCTCGGACGCGCACCACGTCCAATTGTGTTCGGCATTGGTGTGAATGAAGATCAGGCAGTCGGCCTTCGCCGTGTTGTCGATCATCCATTGGCGCCATTCCGTGCCGCCGGGAATTTCCTCGCACACAAAGCATTCCACCGAACGCTGGCCGTCCAGGCTGCTGAGATACTCGAGCCGCGCCTTCAACAGACGCGCGAGAAATCTGTCTTCGGCGCGATGGCTGATGAAGACCGAGAAATCATTTGGCATGGCAAAATCCGATCTGCATGAATCATATGCGACGGCTGGCCGCGTCTCATCGGCCGAATGCCGCGGCTGCACGTCCTGCCGCGGACCGGATGATAGCTCGTCTCTGAAATCTGCGATCGCCGGGCGCGAAAAAGAAAAACCGCCAACCAGTGATGTATCTCACTATACCTTAGGGTGTGCCATGTGCAAGATTCCCAGGGAACCGGCGCGCGATCCTTGTCGTGCTCCGGGATGGACTGCTAAAATTTTTCGAAACTCAGCTGATGTGTCGATTCGAACGCATCGCTTCATTTCATGCCTGGCGCCTTTCGCGCGAGGGCGCGCGACGGATTGAGCCTTCGGCCGTGATCGGTCGGCCGTATCGAGATCAGCAAACGTCATAGTCGGGGGCAGTCATGCCGAAGACCAAGCAGCAGCACCTTGATCGTGAAGCCGGACCGAAGCGGATATTGGCGCTCGATGGTGGCGGCATTCGCGGCATCCTGACGCTCGAATATCTCGCCGCGATCGAGACGCAGTTGCGCGCGCGATACAAGAACGACGACCTGTTGCTGTGCGACTATTTCGATCTGATCGGCGGTACCTCGACGGGGTCGATCATCGCCGCAGGGCTTGCCTGCGGCATGACCGTGGACGCCCTGAAGAAGCTCTATCGCTCGATCGGCACGGATATCTTCCAGGAATCGTTCTGGCGGCGGGGGCTGGTGGCGCCGAAATTCGATTCCGACGCCTTGCAGCACGCGCTCGATGCGCAGCTCGGCGCCGACACGGTGATCGGCGGCGACCGCATCCGCACCGGCCTGATGATCATGACCAAGCGCCTCGACACCGGCAGTCCATGGCCGCTGCATAACAATCCGGACGCGGTCTTTGCCAAGCAGGACGGCGCGTTGCGGCTGACGCAAGTGGTTCGCGCCAGCACTGCGGCGCCAACCTATTTCAAGCCGGAGGAGATCACGATCTCGGCACGCGACGGCCACACGGTCAGCGGTGCCTTCGTCGACGGCGGCGTCAGCCCGTTCAACGATCCGGCCCTGCAACTCCTGATGCTCGCGGCACTCCATGGCCATGGCTTTCGCTGGCATACCGGCAAGGACAAGCTCCTGCTGATCTCCGCGGGTACCGGCGTATTCAGGTCGACCTACCCGACGGAGCAGATCCTTCACATGCCGGCGGCGGAGCAGGGTGTGCGCTCGCTGCAATCGCTCATGGACGATTGCAGCCGGCACAATCACGGCATGCTGCAGTGGCTGACCAACTGCCTGACGCCGTGGCCGATCGATCGCGCGGTGACGGATATGATCGCGGACAGCCAGAACGGGCCGCAACTCGCGACCTATGCGCGCTACAACGTGCTGCTGGAAACGGCTTGGCTGAAGGAGAAGCTCCGCATCGAGCGGACGCCGGACGCGCTTGCGAAGGTCGCAGCGATGGACGACCCGAAGAACATGGATGAACTCGCCGCGATCGGACAACTCGCCGCGAAGGAGCAGGTCAGGCCGGAACATTTCCCGTCGGCCTTCGATCTCGCGTGATGGCGCGTTGAACGGTGTCACGACACTCCGATCCCGGTTTCGACAAGGAATTCGCCTTCAGTTAAGTTCGTCACCTGGACACAATGATCCAATCATGAGTCGAGGTGTCGCGATGGCCACGGAACAGGACGCCAAATCACCGAATACGGTGGTTCTCTTCAGCGGGCACATGATCGATGCGTCAGATCGAAAAACCCCACGCTTTCCGCCGGACAAGGAGGCTGTTGCGGCCGCTGCGATCGCTGATGCGCTTGCAAAGATCGGTGTCACCAAAGGCGATCTCGCCATTTGCGGCGGCGCCTGCGGCGGCGATCTGCTGTTTGCGGAAGCCGCGCTCGCGCAGAGCATGCAACTTGAAATCTATATTCCGTTCGACGAGCCGACGTTTCTTGCCGGCTCGGTTGATTTCGCCGGCGGCGATTGGCGCGCCCGCTATTTTGCAGCGAAATCGAGCGCAACGCTCCATGTCATGCCGGACCAACTGGGTCCGCTGCCGGCCGGCCAAAACGCCTACGAGCGTGACAATCAATGGATGCTCGAACGCGCCGCCCGGTTTGGCGACAAGAAGCTCGCCTTCATCTGCCTGTGGAACGGTGAAGGCGGCGATGGTCCCGGCGGCGCCAAGCACCTGATGGACGAGGCGGGACGCAAGACGACGTGGGTTTACTGGCTCGATACGAAAAAATTGTGGGACTGAAGGAAATGCAAAATGCCGTCGTGTTTCATGATCATGCCTTACGGCCGCAAGCCGACCCAGGCTGACCCCAAGTTTGGTCCAGCTGAGATTGACTTTAACGCGCTATGGGATCGGGCTTACGTTCCGGCCATCAAGGCACTGGGCTATCAACCGGTGCGCGCCGATCAAGACACCAGCGCGTTGATCGTCAGCGAAATGCTGGAGCGGATCTACTTCGCCGATCTCGTGTTGGCTGACATGACGATTCCGAACGGCAACGTCTATTACGAGGTTGGCATTCGCCACGCATCGCAAAAGACCGGGTGCGTGTTGCTTGCGGCCGACTGGTCCAAGCAATTGTTCGACGTCGTGCAGATGCGGACCGTCCGCTACCCGCTGCCCGAGGGAGAAATAACACCGGCAACCGCCGCCGCCATGCAAGCGGCGATCAAAGATCCCATCAAGGCGCTTGCCGACGGGATATCGCCGATGAATCAGTCGATCCCGGGCTATCCCGACGAGGTCGACCCGCGCAAGGCCATCACGATGCGAGGCCAACTCGCGGAGCAAGCCGCGTTTCAGACCAAGATACGCTCGGTGCGCGCGGCGGCTGAGAAAGACCGCATGAAGCGCTCCCTGGAATTGATCGCCGCTGAAGGTAATCCGCCCGCCAGCTATTCGAAGGCGCTCGCGTTGCTGTTGCTATTGCGCGACTGCGTCGATGGCAAGGATGATTGGAGCCTGATGCTCGATTACATATGCAAGCTTCCTGAGCGCTTCCTCAACGAGCCGGAAGTGCAGGAAAATCGCGCGTTTGCGCTTGCTCAAGTTGGCAATCCCATCGACGCAATTGCTGAAATTCAAACACTGATCGATTTCGCAGGGCCAACTCCGGAGCGTCTTGGCCTGATGGGCGGTCGTTATAAGCGCCTCGCCGACGATGCCACGGACGATGACGATCGCCAGCAGCGCCGCAGCCAGGCAATCGACTGCTATGAACGAGGAATGCGGCTCGATCTCAATGCCTATTACTGCTCGAGCAATCTGCCTCGACTCTATCGCGCCCGTGCCGAGAAGGGTGATGAGAGTCTTGCACAAGACGCCGTGCGATCTGCGATTGCTGCTTGTGAGCGCGCCAGAACGCTGAATCTCGCCGACGAATGGCTGCGCCCAACGCTGCTTGCTGCGGCATTCGATCTCGGTGACCCGGACAAGGCCGAGGAGTTGGCGGTGCAGGTGATTGCCGAGGGCCAAGCGAAATGGAAGGTGAGCAGTGTTCTTCGCGACCTCGGCGACAGTCTTAAGCATGTCGATGATGCCGCAAAGCGCGCGCGGCTGTCCGCAGTGATCGACAAGATCAAGGGTCCAGCATCGCGCGCCTCGCCGGCATCCGCGCTAGCCCAGCCGCATCGATAGCTCGACGTCGCCGCCGAACGGCACCGACAAGTAACCGCTCTTCGGCGAGCGCACCCGTGCGAGATAATCGGGGCTGTAATCGGCATTGTCGGCGACGACGAAGGCGCCCGGCTTCAGGCGGCTCTCCACGAGATCGAGGATGTCGGGATAGAGCGCCTTGGCGCCGTCGAGTAGCACGACGTCGATCGCATCGGGCAGGCCGGTGCGCAGCGTCGTCAGCGCATCGCCCTCGCGGATCTCGACCAGGTCGTCGAGGCCGCCGGCTGCGAGATTATCCCGGGCACGCGCCACCTTGGACGGCTCGAACTCGGATGTGATGAGCCGGCCGCCGCCATTGTCGCGCAGCGCCGCGGCGAGGTGCAGCGTCGAGATGCCGAACGAGGTCCCGAACTCGACGATGGTCCGCGCCCGTGCGCCGCGCGCCAGCATGTAGAGCAGCGCTCCGGTCTCGCGCGAGACCGCGAGCGGCACATTGTTGAAGCGGCTGTAGAGCGCGCGGTAGTCGGTCCTGCTGCGCATCAGGCCCGCCTGTTCCTCGTCGGAAAGGTCGGCCACCGCGCGCCGGGTTTCCTCCACCGCGGCGGAAGCTTGCTTGAACAGGCGGTCGAGCAGGCCCGCGAGCTCAGGTGAAACGAGGGTGATCATGGGGGTCTCCGGTCAAAAAGCAGCGCATCCTTGCGCCCCGCCAGAAATACGAATAATTATTCGCATTCGCTACTCGCATTCCCCAGGGCGTTCATGACCGAACGGCGAAGCTCTTCAATTTCCTCACGAAAACAACCGCAGCAGGCCCGGTCGGCCCAGCTCGTCGCGGCGATTCTGGATGCTGCTGTTCAGGTTTTGACGAAGGAGGGCGCGCAGCGCTTCACCACGGCGCGGGTGGCCGAGCGGGCCGGCGTCAGCATCGGCTCGCTCTACCAGTATTTTCCGAACAAGGCGTCGATCCTGTTCCGGCTGCAGAGCGATGAGTGGCGGCAGAACTCCAGCCTGCTGCGCGGCATTCTCGCAGACCGCACGCGGCCGCCATTGGCGCGGTTGCGTTCGCTGGTGCACGCCTTCATCCGGTCCGAATGCGAGGAGGCCGCAGTGCGCATCGCACTCAACGACGCCGCGCCGCTCTATCGCGACGCGCCCGAGGCCCGCGAGGTGAGGGCATCCGGCGAGCGCATCGTCGAAGTCTTCATGCGCGAGGCGTTGCCGAAGACGTCAGATGCCGTGCGTGCGACGGCCGGCGACCTCATCTCGACGACGATGAGTTCGGTCGGCAAGAATTTTTCCGAAAGCCCGCGAAGTCAGGCCGAGATCGCGAGCTATGCCGACGCGATGGCCGACATGTTCTGCGCATATCTCAGGAGTCTCGGAAGGCGCTGAAGCGCGCTGTCAGTCCGGCCGTCGTTCAAAGGTAGTGCCTGGCGACCAACAGAAATCCGAGCACGCCGCCGGTCACAGCGGAAACGGCGACGCCGTTGCAGAAACTGACGTAAGCGGCGGACCAATACGAAGCAGCCTGGGAGGCCGTCGCAACTTTTTTCGGTTTCCGAGGCAAGCCAATGATTCCTGAAAAAGGCGCCGCCGCCTGGTCAACGCAGGCGACGGCGCCCGTCTGAGGGCTTCAGGGCGAAACCCCGCTTGAGCGTAAGCTGCGATGATGAACGGTTCGTATACCGCTGAACGTCGCCGGTTCGCATATCAGCAGAAGCGTTCGTGAGTTCCCTAATGCGCCGTGAGATAAGGTTGAATCGTCATCGCGCATTAGCTGTTTGTTTGAGCATGATCTCCGCGCAAACGCTTCGCGTTTGTCGCGAGGGAAAACCGCTTCGCACTTTTCCGGATCATGCTTCAGAACGAAGCGTAAGCGTTGCGGAACGCGATGGCGCCGGCCAGCGAGCGCGGCCGCGTGCGCACGGCATGTCCGTCGTTGCCGCTCTGGACGATCCACTGGCCATTCTCGTGACCCACGATCTTGCCGACGTGGTGACGCCAGACCACGATCGCGCCGACCGAAGGGCCTCCTGCATTGCTGCCGTATCGCGCCCAGGATCGCGCCAGATTGTATTGCGGACCGGGATCGCTGCCGACCTGCGTGCGCATGAACCACCCGCACCACGCAGCGGGACGGCCGGAATGTGCATAGTGCCGATGGTGGTGATGACGGCCGCGAGCTTCAGCAGCAGATGAGGCGAAGGCCAGGAGCACGGCGACAGCCGCAAGAGTTTTACGCATTACAAAGTCCTATTGTTGTTGGCAGACCATCCTGATTGTGGGAGGGGCGCAGCGATGATCTGCGATTTGGTTGCGAAGCGACCGCATCGGTCAGGCGACGCAAAACAGAAGCGGGGACATGGCCCGCCCGCGCCTTTAAGAAACCGGCTATGGCCAAAATATGGCCGCTAAATCCCGTCTGGCGGCAGAGACATGACCGACATGTTCTGCGCGGATCTGAAGCGCCTCGCGAAGCGCTGACGCCAGCAGAATTGCTCCGAGAGCATGTTCTTGGGTGCCGCTTCGCGCGGAACTCGGACGAGCGTTGGCGTCGCGCAGCTTCCGCGCAACGCATCGATCGAAGTCGAGTTGATCGCAGTGCTGTCGCGGTAGGCGCCGGCGACGCCTTCCTCTTCCGATGCCGATTTCGCGGAGCACCTCAGCCAAAAGCAGCACGCTTACGCGTCTGTGTATTGACGGCTCCGGAGCTTCAGGACGACACTAATAGCAACAAGCAATGAGCTCGTAGGCATCTGGTCTAAGTTCCCGGAGAGGAAGCCATGTCGAAACGCAGCGACTCGCGCCGCGCAGGCGCGCTCGATCCCGGCCGCCGCAATTTCCTGAAGGGCGCTACCGTCGCCGGTGCGGCGGCGCTGGCTGCCCCTGCGGCCGCCAACACCGCGATGCCAAGCGTTTCCGACCAGCGTCCCAAAGCCGCGCCGCCCGGGCCGAGGCTTGCGGCTGCGGACGCGCTGCCGCCGCCGGCCGATCCGGTCAATCAGACTTCGAGCGGCGGCGACTTCATGGTCGACGTGCTCAAGACGCTCGATATCGATTACCTCGCGATGAACTGCGCCTCGAGCTTCCGCGGATTGCACGAGGCCATCATCAATCACGGCGGCAACAAGAAGCCCGAGATCATCACTTGCCCGCATGAAGAGATCGCGGTGCATATGGGCCAGGGCTACGCCAAGATCGAGGGCAAGCCGCTCGCCATGATCTGCCACGGCGTGGTCGGTCTGCAGCATGCATCGATGGCGATGTACAACGCCTGGTGCGACCGCGTCCCCGTCATCGTGATGGGCGGCAACATCATGGAAGCCGACAAGCGCGCGCCGGGCGCCGAATGGCCGCATTCGGCGATCGATCCCGCGGCGCTGACGCGCGACTTCGTCAAGTGGGACGACCAGCCGGCCTCGCTGCAGCATTTCGCGGAGTCCGCGCTGCGTGCCTACAAGATATCAACCACACCGCCGATGGCGCCGGTGATGCTGTCGCTCGACCAGGAGCTGCAGGAAAATCCGATCGAGAGCCGCGACCGCCTGCGCATCCCGAAATTCACCCCGGCGCTGGCGCCGCAGGGCGACGATGCGGCGCTGGCCGAGCTCGCGAGGATGCTGGTCGCGGCAGACAATCCGGTGATCCTGTGCGACCGGATGGCGCGCACGCCCGCCGGCATGCCGCGCCTGGTGGAGCTTGCGGAAGCCCTGCAATGCGCCGTGATCGATAATTACGGGCGGATGAATTTCCCCTCGCGCCATCCGCTGAACCAGTCGTTCCGCCGCTCGATCCTGTCGCAGGCCGATCTGATCCTGGCGATGGAGGTCAACGACATCTGGGGCTCGCTCAGCGATTTCCACGATCGCATCGTGCGGACGTCGGAGCCGCGCACCAAGAAGACCGCCAAGATCGTCACGCTCGGCACCCGCGGCCTTTACATGAAGGCCAATTACCAGGACCTCGGCCGCTATCAGGAGGTCGATCTCGACATCGCCGGCGACGCCGAGGCGAGCCTGCCGGCGTTGACCGAGCAGGTCAAACGCCGGATCGACGAGGGACGCAAGACGGCGTTCGACGCGCGCGGCAAGAAGCTCGCGGCCGCCAAGCTCGCCACCGTCGAGCAGGCGAAGCTTGACGCCACGATCGGCTGGGACGCGAGCCCGATCACCACGGCGCGGCTGTGCGCCGAGCTCTACAGCCAGATCAAGGATGAGGACTGGTCGCTGGTCGGCACCTCGATCGGCCTGTCATGGCCGCATCGTCTGTGGAATTTCACCAAGCCGTATCAATGGAACGGCGTCTCCGGCGGCGGCGGTGTCGGCTACACGCTGCCGGCTTCGCTCGGCGCTGCGCTCGCCAACAAGCGGCACGGACGGTTGACGGTTGCGATAGGCGGCGACGGCGACTTCATGTTCGTGCCGTCGACGCTCTGGACGGCCGCGCATCACCAGATCCCGATGCTCTACATCGTGCACAACAACCGCGCCTATCATCAGGAATACATGTATCTGCAGGCGATGGCTGCGCGCCACGGCCGCGGCATCACCAACGCCGATATCGGCACCACGATCAAGGATCCTCTCGTCGACTATGCGACCGTCGCCAGGGGGTTCGGCGTCTATGGCGAGGGACCGATCAGCGATCCCAATGCGCTGGCGCCTGCGCTGAAGCGCGCGATCGCCATGGTCAAGGGCGGCCAGCCGGCGCTGCTCGACGTCGTGATGGATCAGCGGTGAAGCGGAGATGGCGATGATGAGTGGATCTGTGAGGCGCCTTGCCGCTATCGCCGCGATCGCGGGGGCGTTCACGCTCGGCGACGTCGTCGCATCGCGCGCCGAGGATGCGCCGGCCGGCGATCCTGTCAACGGCAAGCGGCTTTATCTTGCCGACGGCTGCTTCGAATGCCACGGCCGCGCCGGGCAGGGCGGCCGTTTCAATTACCTGACGCCGGCGCTGGCGCAGATCGCGCTGCCGGTGGGGTCCTTCATCGCGTTCCTGCGCGAGGCGCCCAACGACATGCCGTCGTTCTCCGCCGACGTGCTGCCGGACAAGGATGCCGCCGACATCCACGCCTATCTCAGCTCGCTGCCGGGACCGAAGGCGGCCAAGGATATTCCGCCGATCCTGAACCAGTGAGGCAGTTCGCGCGGGCTTTGGCTTCGCCGGGCACGCTTCGACCTTGGCGGCGCCACGCGAAGCAACACAGACTCGTTGATCAGTCTCCGCGATCGATTGGGTTCAATCGCGTTCGCCTTGCGTTGACGGGGCGGTGCGTATCGGATGTTCGGCGATCGCCCGTGTCGGAGAGCGTTACGGACGTGAGCAAGGCGCCTCGTCGTTGCGCTGAACGTTCAGTAAAATGATCCACTAAACACCCGGCAGAGCCAGGTGCTGGGCATTCTCCGCTATCGGCACTTGTGCATTGCGGCAAATATCCGCCGCAGGATAGCGCGGCAGCCTTCCTTGATGCTCGCAAGAAAATCGGCTTGACGGGTTCCTGAATTTAGTAATACGTTTAGTATTACAAAAACGATAAACATCGCGCATCGAGCTGATGTGTGGGAGGAGCCTCGCCATCCGGACCCGGTTTCCGGACGCGTTCAGTCTCGTCTCCCATCATCGCTCATCAACTCGGTTTCGAAAGTCTCGGCGTCGATCCGGCGCGGATGCGCCGGGCGAGTTAGGTGCTTCAACGATAGGGAGGAATTGGATATGCGAAGATTGGGATGGTTACGCAGTACGGTGGCGTCCGCGGTCGTTGCGGCCGCCGCGCTCGGGGGTCTCGGCGGCGGGCAAGCCGCAGCGCAAGGCAAGCAGCTGACCCTGTGCTGGGCGGCATGGGATCCGGCCAACGCGCTGGTCGAGCTCGGCAAGGACTTCACCAAGCAATCCGGCATCGAGATGAAGTACGAGTTCGTCCCCTGGACGAGCTACGCCGATCGCTTCCTCAACGAGCTCAACTCGCACGGCAAGCTCTGCGACCTGATCATCGGCGACAGCCAGTGGATCGGCGGCGCCGCCGAGAACAAGTGGTACGTCAAGCTCAACGACTTCTTCGACAAGGAGAAGATCTCGATGGACGATTTCGTTCCGGCGACCGTCGTCGGCTACTCGCAATGGCCGAAGAACACGCCGAACTATTGGGCGCTGCCGGCCATGGCCGACGCGGTGGGCTGGACCTACCGCAAGGACTGGTTCTCGCGGCCCGAGATCCAATCCGCGTTCAAGGCCAAGTACGGCCGCGATCTGGCGCCGCCGAAGACCTATGACGAGCTGAAGCAGATCGCCGAGTTCTTCCAAGGCCGCGAGATCGACGGCAAGAAGGTCTATGGCGCCTACATCTTCACCGAGCGCGGCTCGGAAGGCATCACGATGGGCGTGACCAACGTGCTCTACAATTACGGCTTCGCCTACGACAATCCGAAGAAGCCGTACCAGATGCAGGGCATCGTCAACTCCGCCGACGCGGCCAAGGGGCTCGAGTTCTACAAGGAGCTCTACAAGTGCTGCACGGCGCCGGGCATGACCAACGCCTACATGCAGGAAGGTCTCGACGCCTTCAAGTCCGGCCAGGTCGCGATGCAGATGAACTGGTTCGCCTTCTTCCCCGGCCTCTACAAGGACCCGAATGTCGGCGGCGACAAGATCGGCTTCTTCGTCAATCCGGCAGGTCCCAAGGGGCATTTCACCCAGCTCGGCGGGCAGGGCATCTCGGTGGTGGCAACCTCCGACCACAAGGACGACGCGCTCGCCTATATCAAGTGGTTCGCGCAGCCTGCCGTACAGCAGAAATGGTGGCAGATCGGCGGCTACTCGGCGCTCAAGGCGGTGGTCGACGCCCCCGACTTCCCGAAGAGCGCGGCGTTCGCGCCGCAATTCCTGGAGTCGATGGGCATCGTCAAGGACTTCTGGGCCGAGCCGTCCTACGCGCAGCTGCTGCTCGACATGCAGAAGCGGGTGCATGACTACGTCGTCGCCGAC
This Bradyrhizobium sp. CCBAU 53421 DNA region includes the following protein-coding sequences:
- a CDS encoding c-type cytochrome translates to MSGSVRRLAAIAAIAGAFTLGDVVASRAEDAPAGDPVNGKRLYLADGCFECHGRAGQGGRFNYLTPALAQIALPVGSFIAFLREAPNDMPSFSADVLPDKDAADIHAYLSSLPGPKAAKDIPPILNQ
- a CDS encoding toll/interleukin-1 receptor domain-containing protein — encoded protein: MPNDFSVFISHRAEDRFLARLLKARLEYLSSLDGQRSVECFVCEEIPGGTEWRQWMIDNTAKADCLIFIHTNAEHNWTWCASEIAQFDGYKRALKLLSKVLWFSVDSSPSFPMLAENEFYGIGEDDVRRFLEDLFVRPTFGIAPLRPRLNANHARDFNEAAKDLHAQFMQITRPEELFRLRLRIVFSDELSFRQKADALKALPPSDRARGFLTDAKLEADPATTTLLSGPDTAALDWEDLLSAQNRYDSGAWLDELTSYVAHSFSDVDIASRRSREQVLSPIFRDLKLYQPVIARLEYLDNTPFSVVIIFVPMPPFSEDPRLMVAQNMPKDIVFLSILLRLARRFRWSFLEPLYNAVENLDDDFTAKRWDDLLQRYHECLENLDSILRQGNMRELETVGDIKSTINISDDALLKEMFKDWGTFQTRLAQAIEKKSPGDVRQTLEPWLKRNKDFMKQLLVETQGKVDKLRPLEAH
- a CDS encoding thiamine pyrophosphate-binding protein; amino-acid sequence: MSKRSDSRRAGALDPGRRNFLKGATVAGAAALAAPAAANTAMPSVSDQRPKAAPPGPRLAAADALPPPADPVNQTSSGGDFMVDVLKTLDIDYLAMNCASSFRGLHEAIINHGGNKKPEIITCPHEEIAVHMGQGYAKIEGKPLAMICHGVVGLQHASMAMYNAWCDRVPVIVMGGNIMEADKRAPGAEWPHSAIDPAALTRDFVKWDDQPASLQHFAESALRAYKISTTPPMAPVMLSLDQELQENPIESRDRLRIPKFTPALAPQGDDAALAELARMLVAADNPVILCDRMARTPAGMPRLVELAEALQCAVIDNYGRMNFPSRHPLNQSFRRSILSQADLILAMEVNDIWGSLSDFHDRIVRTSEPRTKKTAKIVTLGTRGLYMKANYQDLGRYQEVDLDIAGDAEASLPALTEQVKRRIDEGRKTAFDARGKKLAAAKLATVEQAKLDATIGWDASPITTARLCAELYSQIKDEDWSLVGTSIGLSWPHRLWNFTKPYQWNGVSGGGGVGYTLPASLGAALANKRHGRLTVAIGGDGDFMFVPSTLWTAAHHQIPMLYIVHNNRAYHQEYMYLQAMAARHGRGITNADIGTTIKDPLVDYATVARGFGVYGEGPISDPNALAPALKRAIAMVKGGQPALLDVVMDQR
- a CDS encoding ABC transporter substrate-binding protein, whose amino-acid sequence is MRRLGWLRSTVASAVVAAAALGGLGGGQAAAQGKQLTLCWAAWDPANALVELGKDFTKQSGIEMKYEFVPWTSYADRFLNELNSHGKLCDLIIGDSQWIGGAAENKWYVKLNDFFDKEKISMDDFVPATVVGYSQWPKNTPNYWALPAMADAVGWTYRKDWFSRPEIQSAFKAKYGRDLAPPKTYDELKQIAEFFQGREIDGKKVYGAYIFTERGSEGITMGVTNVLYNYGFAYDNPKKPYQMQGIVNSADAAKGLEFYKELYKCCTAPGMTNAYMQEGLDAFKSGQVAMQMNWFAFFPGLYKDPNVGGDKIGFFVNPAGPKGHFTQLGGQGISVVATSDHKDDALAYIKWFAQPAVQQKWWQIGGYSALKAVVDAPDFPKSAAFAPQFLESMGIVKDFWAEPSYAQLLLDMQKRVHDYVVADKGTSQQALDLLVKDWTKVFKEQGKEVASQ
- a CDS encoding TetR family transcriptional regulator; the protein is MTERRSSSISSRKQPQQARSAQLVAAILDAAVQVLTKEGAQRFTTARVAERAGVSIGSLYQYFPNKASILFRLQSDEWRQNSSLLRGILADRTRPPLARLRSLVHAFIRSECEEAAVRIALNDAAPLYRDAPEAREVRASGERIVEVFMREALPKTSDAVRATAGDLISTTMSSVGKNFSESPRSQAEIASYADAMADMFCAYLRSLGRR
- a CDS encoding TRAFs-binding domain-containing protein; translation: MPSCFMIMPYGRKPTQADPKFGPAEIDFNALWDRAYVPAIKALGYQPVRADQDTSALIVSEMLERIYFADLVLADMTIPNGNVYYEVGIRHASQKTGCVLLAADWSKQLFDVVQMRTVRYPLPEGEITPATAAAMQAAIKDPIKALADGISPMNQSIPGYPDEVDPRKAITMRGQLAEQAAFQTKIRSVRAAAEKDRMKRSLELIAAEGNPPASYSKALALLLLLRDCVDGKDDWSLMLDYICKLPERFLNEPEVQENRAFALAQVGNPIDAIAEIQTLIDFAGPTPERLGLMGGRYKRLADDATDDDDRQQRRSQAIDCYERGMRLDLNAYYCSSNLPRLYRARAEKGDESLAQDAVRSAIAACERARTLNLADEWLRPTLLAAAFDLGDPDKAEELAVQVIAEGQAKWKVSSVLRDLGDSLKHVDDAAKRARLSAVIDKIKGPASRASPASALAQPHR
- a CDS encoding patatin-like phospholipase family protein; translation: MPKTKQQHLDREAGPKRILALDGGGIRGILTLEYLAAIETQLRARYKNDDLLLCDYFDLIGGTSTGSIIAAGLACGMTVDALKKLYRSIGTDIFQESFWRRGLVAPKFDSDALQHALDAQLGADTVIGGDRIRTGLMIMTKRLDTGSPWPLHNNPDAVFAKQDGALRLTQVVRASTAAPTYFKPEEITISARDGHTVSGAFVDGGVSPFNDPALQLLMLAALHGHGFRWHTGKDKLLLISAGTGVFRSTYPTEQILHMPAAEQGVRSLQSLMDDCSRHNHGMLQWLTNCLTPWPIDRAVTDMIADSQNGPQLATYARYNVLLETAWLKEKLRIERTPDALAKVAAMDDPKNMDELAAIGQLAAKEQVRPEHFPSAFDLA
- a CDS encoding O-methyltransferase, coding for MITLVSPELAGLLDRLFKQASAAVEETRRAVADLSDEEQAGLMRSRTDYRALYSRFNNVPLAVSRETGALLYMLARGARARTIVEFGTSFGISTLHLAAALRDNGGGRLITSEFEPSKVARARDNLAAGGLDDLVEIREGDALTTLRTGLPDAIDVVLLDGAKALYPDILDLVESRLKPGAFVVADNADYSPDYLARVRSPKSGYLSVPFGGDVELSMRLG